From one Phycodurus eques isolate BA_2022a chromosome 6, UOR_Pequ_1.1, whole genome shotgun sequence genomic stretch:
- the tet2 gene encoding methylcytosine dioxygenase TET2 produces the protein METDQTRHETEESLTLKKIGRSRNNSNKLHNGETFSDGEPLQITGDTNWNNYKPSTVANSMNRQNETCNDPGSVQGLLDQGSFIMNGELMNGDFKHVLAEQSFLVSQPKKFKRDSEISELKINAEFECNAQAEIKVVNRNCTIPNGDHFPLPRNKHVSINGAVLTTSTIGSTPGDLLQKTLSQYYPAQVSIAPQRSGTQDAMNDSLTSKLPGEDLIPSTFTSDFPNSAQMLETQPRQPGTSGIAENVNNFNSLNYIVNGYLNNHEIDYQQKKQQHQHLPPPCTSHERSLDQLTGMVPSSNIANSLQQHKNGPRCYNNDTSPQQTYANHNFDRNSFKERNTLQTTDAVLANYRSSPICGIQNMVQCGKPASGHAQQFGIQPRNFQQNFGNIHGTDCMGTKGLNPQQHIQAGLENSLDSTTQQTGNLCSTLHQDSWMEQNPSKQQTSDRSSQVEQEKRGFSAKVLSDQQRRSLQVQGQILEASTVQRFDSPGMFKENIQESNSIQEQQVRLLGQPHCASAPNKNESEWQESNSNTHLMQQPPPQTKHDQKAGGHYHTPMQSEHLHDNPELQEPLSPGFFTTQQQQHCNLPRPLSHPPQLEEQQLKSPIYRPHSQPQPSQLNQQHRNNSAQPNSHLCYKNTTDIQIQRQRSFSPNSASSDSRQFQLQQPNNCQPSNNTNFPQTSTQSQPYLPQSAINQQIPMHMYPKTEHQLKACSQLQRGYHLGSPIPHRDFQKHEALRTHLLQRQERQGPPHSTQSTRDSNHGLTNIKIENGPRFNLPGCSQQQPGGLQIKQENQQSVCENTRQNNILASMEQSLKQYQLSPVFEKKSFVINSNKVKVESSGPVTILSTNTDMCKVEASVAATSMTALKRTPDSTPKKEQLLQRFMDSPMKLFDTPVKSLLDTPIKTQYEIASCHCVEQISEKDEGPYYTHLGSAPTVAGIRELMERRSGLNGQAIRMEKVVYTGKEGKSTQGCPIAKWVIRRASVEEKLLVLVRERTGHKCETACIIVAILVWEGIHPTLADKLYLELSETLTKHGALTQRRCALNEERTCACQGLNPDACGASFSFGCSWSMYYNGCKFARSKIPRKFKLQGDDVREEERLEQNFQHLATLLGPLYKNMAPEAYGNQVEHEHRAPDCRLGVKEGRPFSGVTACLDFCAHAHRDVHNMQGGSTVVCTLTREDNREVGKIPADEQLHVLPLYKVANTDEYGSEEGQQEKIKTGAIQALSAFRRQVRMLAEPAKSCRQKKLDAKKAAAVKNAMLDNSHDKAEKVTPSKIKAGTCENITLSTPVPGFIPGAMGASQHPNQPTDPLGVHSRQLQQQQHENILTSYPGATNVAKYPRFPGHPGSFPSTSKPGSMFPHQSSTPASPYPSPVHAPNSIIDGAKRSYHSYQCNGGMPLDNYHPYYASNQKQLDMYQRQVFHSEQQYAAHQRFEVNYPPNYGDPGLQVNGYNTCSKRPVQALRAFSPCIPNGAVDPRFMDPLSRAPSAHRVQDYTAAGSNCNQFGRAPHPYLGSLQMLPPGQQPFHMQIKQEMGIANPKMLGAQLSDGCLNPEIQTGLDMLNCSPTVNGIKQEPGAPQRPTTPQKPEIWSDNEHNFLDPDIGGVAVAPSHGSVLIECAKRELHATTPLKNPDRHHPTRISLVFYQHKNLNEAKHGLAMWEAKMAEKAREKEEDAERNGGEGTPSKGNKKGTKREHPEPSESLGEPPYKRFIKALIEGSLSCTTNTYVNTSPYAFTKVTGPYSHFA, from the exons ATGGAAACAGACCAGACCAGACATGAGACTGAAGAAAGTTTGACATTAAAGAAAATTGGAAGATCCCGCAACAACTCTAACAAACTCCATAATGGAGAGACCTTTTCAGATGGAGAGCCTCTTCAAATTACTGGCGACACAAACTGGAATAATTACAAGCCCAGCACAGTTGCCAACTCCATGAACAGGCAAAACGAAACCTGCAACGACCCTGGATCAGTACAAGGGCTATTAGATCAGGGATCCTTTATTATGAACGGAGAGTTGATGAATGGAGATTTCAAGCATGTACTTGCTGAACAGTCATTCCTGGTTAGCCAGCCGAAGAAATTTAAAAGAGATTCAGAGATTtctgaattgaaaataaatgcagaGTTTGAATGCAATGCTCAGGCAGAGATAAAAGTAGTAAACAGGAATTGTACAATTCCGAATGGAGATCATTTTCCTCTGCCAAGAAATAAACATGTTTCAATTAATGGTGCTGTACTCACCACCTCCACAATAGGAAGTACACCAGGTGATCTTTTACAGAAAACCTTGTCTCAGTATTATCCTGCGCAAGTATCAATTGCACCACAGAGGTCTGGGACACAAGATGCTATGAATGATTCTCTAACTAGTAAACTGCCCGGTGAAGATCTTATACCTTCCACTTTCACTTCAGACTTTCCCAATTCTGCTCAGATGCTTGAAACGCAACCACGCCAGCCTGGGACATCTGGTATTGCAGAGAATGTCAACAATTTTAACTCTTTAAACTACATAGTCAATGGATACTTGAACAATCATGAAATAGATTACCAGcagaaaaaacaacagcaccaACATCTTCCACCGCCTTGCACTAGCCACGAACGATCTCTTGATCAGCTCACTGGGATGGTCCCGTCATCAAATATTGCCAACTCCttgcaacaacataaaaatGGCCCACGGTGCTATAATAATGACACAAGTCCTCAACAAACGTATGCCAACCACAATTTTGATCGAAACAGTTTTAAGGAGCGCAATACTCTACAGACAACTGACGCAGTACTGGCGAATTATAGATCATCACCGATCTGTGGAATACAGAACATGGTGCAATGCGGAAAACCTGCGTCTGGTCATGCTCAGCAGTTTGGGATTCAACCTAGGAACTTTCAACAGAATTTTGGAAACATACATGGAACTGACTGCATGGGCACTAAGGGACTCAATCCACAGCAGCACATTCAGGCTGGATTAGAAAATAGTCTGGATAGCACAACCCAGCAGACAGGCAACTTGTGTTCAACTCTCCATCAGGACAGCTGGATGGAACAGAATCCTTCAAAGCAACAGACAAGTGATAGGTCATCCCAGGTAGAGCAAGAAAAGAGGGGGTTCTCTGCCAAGGTTCTATCAGACCAACAGAGACGTAGCCTCCAGGTTCAGGGTCAGATTTTGGAGGCAAGCACTGTACAAAGGTTTGATTCACCTGGAATGTTCAAAGAAAACATTCAGGAGTCTAACAGTATACAGGAACAACAAGTTCGTCTCTTAGGCCAACCACACTGTGCTTCAGCCCCTAACAAAAATGAATCGGAGTGGCAGGAATCAAATTCTAACACACATTTAATGCAGCAGCCTCCACCCCAGACAAAGCACGATCAAAAGGCCGGGGGACATTATCACACCCCCATGCAGTCCGAGCACTTACATGACAACCCTGAACTGCAGGAACCATTGTCGCCTGGGTTTTTCACAACACAGCAACAGCAGCACTGTAATCTTCCACGTCCACTGTCCCACCCGCCACAATTGGAAGAACAGCAACTTAAGTCTCCCATTTACAGACCTCACAGTCAGCCTCAGCCAAGTCAACTTAACCAGCAACACAGAAACAACTCTGCACAGCCCAATAGTCACTTGtgctacaaaaacacaacagataTTCAAATACAACGTCAAAGATCGTTTTCCCCAAACTCAGCCAGCAGTGATTCCAGGCAATTTCAACTTCAGCAACCCAATAACTGCCAACCATCTAATAATACCAACTTCCCACAGACTTCTACACAGTCACAACCTTATTTGCCCCAAAGTGCAATAAACCAACAGATACCAATGCATATGTATCCGAAGACTGAACATCAGCTGAAAGCATGTTCTCAGTTACAAAGGGGATATCACCTGGGATCGCCAATTCCCCACAGAGACTTCCAGAAGCATGAAGCCCTACGGACGCACCTGTTACAAAGGCAAGAAAGACAGGGCCCTCCCCATTCTACACAAAGCACTAGGGATAGCAACCATGGCCtcacaaatataaaaattgaAAATGGACCCAGATTTAATTTGCCGGGCTGTTCACAGCAGCAACCGGGTGGATTGCAAATCAAGCAGGAGAATcaacaatctgtgtgtgagaaTACTAGGCAGAACAATATCCTAGCCTCCATGGAACAAAGTCTAAAACAGTACCAACTGTCCCCTGTATTTGAGAAGAAATCTTTCGTCATTAATTCAAATAAAGTCAAAGTAGAATCTTCTGGCCCTGTCACAATTCTGTCAACCAACACTGACATGTGTAAAGTGGAAGCATCTGTAGCTGCTACATCCATGACGGCTTTAAAAAGAACACCTGACTCCACGCCCAAGAAAGAACAACTCCTCCAGAGATTCATGGATTCTCCGATGAAGCTATTTGATACCCCAGTAAAAAGTCTACTTGATACTCCTATTAAAACACAATATGAAATTGCATCCTGTCACTGTGTTG AACAAATTAGTGAGAAGGATGAGGGCCCATACTATACTCACCTAGGATCAGCACCTACGGTTGCTGGTATACGGGAGTTGATGGAGAGAAG GTCTGGTTTAAATGGTCAAGCCATCAGGATGGAGAAAGTGGTGTACACCGGCAAGGAAGGAAAAAGTACACAGGGGTGCCCTATTGCAAAATGG GTGATCCGCCGAGCCAGTGTAGAAGAAAAGCTACTGGTGTTGGTTCGAGAACGCACTGGACACAAATGTGAGACAGCCTGCATAATCGTGGCCATCCTTGTCTGGGAGGGCATCCACCCCACCCTAGCTGACAAACTCTACCTCGAGCTAAGTGAAACTCTAACAAAGCATGGAGCCCTCACCCAAAGACGATGTGCTCTCAATGAAGA GAGGACCTGTGCATGTCAGGGATTAAATCCAGATGCATGTGGAGCATCATTCTCCTTCGGATGCTCATGGAGCATGTACTACAATGGCTGCAAATTTGCCAGGAGTAAAATTCCAAGAAAATTTAAACTACAAGGAGAtgatgtcagagag GAAGAGAGACTGGAGCAAAACTTTCAACATCTGGCCACCTTACTGGGTCCCTTGTATAAAAATATGGCACCTGAAGCTTATGGAAACCAG GTGGAACATGAACACAGAGCACCCGATTGTCGTCTGGGGGTTAAGGAGGGGCGTCCCTTCTCTGGGGTTACTGCTTGtctggacttctgtgctcatgcTCATAGAGACGTCCACAACATGCAAGGGGGCAGTACTGTG GTATGCACATTAACAAGGGAAGATAATAGAGAGGTTGGAAAGATACCAGCTGATGAGCAGCTCCACGTCCTGCCACTGTATAAGGTTGCCAACACGGATGAATATGGCAGTGAGGAGGGTCAGCAGGAAAAAATCAAAACGGGTGCCATTCAAGCCCTCAGTGCCTTCCGCCGCCAGGTGCGCATGCTGGCAGAGCCTGCCAAGTCGTGTCGCCAAAAGAAGCTGGATGCTAAGAAAGCAGCTGCTGTCAAGAACGCCATGTTAGACAACTCTCATGATAAGGCAGAGAAAGTTACCCCGTCTAAGATAAAAGCTGGAACTTGTGAAAATATCACTCTAAGCACACCTGTGCCAG GTTTTATTCCCGGTGCTATGGGAGCCTCTCAACATCCTAATCAACCAACGGATCCCCTTGGAGTCCATTCTCGGCAACTGCAGCAACAACAGCACGAGAACATTCTTACCTCTTATCCCGGTGCAACAAATGTGGCCAAATATCCGAGGTTTCCTGGCCACCCAGGATCTTTTCCAAGCACTTCAAAGCCAGGGAGCATGTTTCCCCATCAATCCTCAACACCAGCAAGCCCTTACCCTTCCCCAGTCCATGCACCCAATTCAATAATTGACGGAGCTAAACGTTCATACCATAGTTATCAATGTAATGGAGGTATGCCTCTTGATAACTACCATCCATACtatgcttcaaaccaaaagcaACTGGACATGTATCAAAGGCAAGTGTTTCACTCAGAGCAGCAGTATGCAGCACATCAGCGTTTTGAGGTAAATTATCCACCAAATTATGGTGATCCAGGTTTACAAGTTAATGGCTATAATACATGCAGCAAGAGGCCAGTTCAGGCCTTGAGAGCTTTCAGTCCGTGTATTCCTAATGGAGCTGTAGACCCTCGCTTTATGGACCCCCTTTCAAGAGCACCCTCCGCCCACAGAGTGCAAGACTACACAGCTGCTGGGAGCAACTGCAATCAGTTTGGAAGAGCCCCACATCCATATTTGGGAAGTCTGCAAATGTTACCCCCAGGCCAACAACCATTCCATATGCAAATTAAGCAAGAAATGGGTATTGCTAACCCAAAGATGCTTGGTGCTCAATTAAGTGACGGGTGCTTAAACCCAGAAATACAGACAGGATTGGATATGCTCAACTGCAGCCCCACAGTAAATGGTATTAAGCAAGAGCCTGGAGCCCCACAGAGACCCACAACCCCACAAAAGCCAGAAATTTGGTCAGACAATGAGCACAACTTTTTGGACCCTGATATTGGCGGAGTAGCAGTTGCACCGAGCCATGGCTCAGTCCTCATTGAATGCGCTAAACGGGAGCTCCATGCCACAACGCCTCTTAAAAATCCAGACCGTCATCACCCAACACGCATATCCTTGGTCTTCTACCAGCACAAAAATTTGAATGAGGCTAAGCACGGTCTGGCCATGTGGGAAGCAAAGATGGCAGAAAAGGCTCGTGAAAAGGAGGAAGATGCAGAGAGAAATGGTGGTGAGGGGACGCCAAGCAAGGGCAACAAGAAGGGGACAAAGCGTGAGCATCCAGAGCCGTCAGAATCTCTTGGGGAGCCTCCTTATAAGCGTTTTATAAAGGCACTCATTGAGGGGTCCTTATCGTGCACAACCAACACCTATGTCAATACATCTCCGTATGCCTTTACGAAGGTCACAGGACCTTATAGTCACTTTGCTTAA